The following are from one region of the Salicibibacter kimchii genome:
- the hmpA gene encoding NO-inducible flavohemoprotein, translating to MTTKMLSSQHVEQIKASAPVLAEKGEAITTRFYEQMFEAHPELLNIFNHRNQKQGTQPKALMQTLYAAAVNIENLESLLPTVKKIAHKHVALQVVPEQYPIVGHYLLKAMKEELGEAASDELLEAWGEAYEIVADIFIDAEKELYQETKDQPGGWNGFRPFVVDGITKESEGITSFYFKPEDGETLPTFSPGQYITLRVLLPDDQYTHLRHYSLSDAPDKDHFRISVKREASPDYPDGEISNFLHDQLNVGDQISISAPAGVFTADVNADDPIVLLGAGIGQTPLISMAKGALEANPERNIDFVYTTKNEENHALLEEMNVLNDQYENFRPHVRYTETDAHVDKELLHTIIEENDGQKFFLCGPGTFTADMKDILEQDLGISEERIEREMFKPFV from the coding sequence ATGACCACCAAAATGCTTTCCTCACAACATGTAGAACAAATTAAAGCGAGTGCACCCGTTCTGGCTGAAAAAGGCGAAGCCATTACAACACGATTTTACGAGCAAATGTTTGAAGCCCATCCCGAACTGTTGAATATCTTCAATCATCGCAACCAAAAACAAGGAACACAACCGAAAGCACTTATGCAAACGCTTTACGCCGCTGCTGTCAACATTGAAAACCTTGAATCTTTGCTCCCCACCGTCAAAAAAATTGCACATAAACACGTCGCCCTGCAAGTCGTTCCGGAACAATATCCGATTGTCGGCCATTATTTGTTGAAAGCAATGAAAGAAGAGCTCGGGGAAGCAGCAAGTGATGAATTGCTGGAGGCCTGGGGCGAAGCCTACGAAATCGTCGCGGACATTTTCATTGATGCGGAAAAAGAATTATATCAGGAAACAAAAGATCAACCTGGCGGTTGGAACGGTTTCCGACCTTTCGTGGTCGACGGAATAACAAAAGAAAGCGAGGGTATCACTTCCTTTTATTTCAAACCTGAAGACGGGGAAACGCTGCCGACGTTTTCACCCGGCCAATACATTACGCTACGCGTGTTGTTGCCTGACGATCAATACACCCATTTGCGTCATTACAGTTTATCCGATGCCCCTGACAAAGATCATTTTCGTATTTCCGTAAAAAGGGAGGCGTCGCCAGACTATCCTGATGGCGAGATTTCCAATTTCCTTCACGATCAACTGAACGTTGGAGACCAAATCTCTATCAGCGCGCCAGCTGGTGTATTCACGGCCGATGTAAACGCCGATGACCCTATCGTTCTACTCGGTGCCGGCATCGGACAAACACCGCTTATCAGCATGGCCAAAGGGGCGCTCGAAGCGAACCCGGAGCGAAACATTGATTTTGTTTATACTACCAAAAACGAAGAAAATCACGCGTTACTTGAAGAAATGAACGTCCTCAATGACCAATATGAAAACTTCCGTCCCCATGTGCGCTACACGGAGACCGACGCTCATGTCGATAAAGAATTGCTTCATACGATCATTGAGGAAAACGATGGACAAAAATTCTTTCTATGCGGCCCCGGTACGTTTACCGCGGATATGAAAGACATACTGGAGCAAGACCTCGGCATCAGCGAAGAACGTATTGAAAGAGAAATGTTCAAACCGTTTGTTTGA
- a CDS encoding Rrf2 family transcriptional regulator, whose translation MQLTSYTDYSLRVLIYVGTLPEGGRTSIKEIASAYQLSSNHLQKIVHDLGRKNYLETIRGRNGGIQLGAKPENINVGALVREMEDMALVDCFNENHLCAISPVCRLKGALHRANEAFLKVLDDYTLADLLVNKDDLADIFLAEIRKT comes from the coding sequence GTGCAGCTCACATCTTATACCGATTATTCATTGCGCGTGTTGATCTACGTGGGGACACTTCCCGAAGGTGGTCGAACATCGATTAAAGAAATTGCCTCGGCTTATCAACTGTCAAGCAATCACTTACAAAAAATAGTCCATGACTTGGGCAGGAAAAACTATCTCGAAACCATCCGTGGACGAAACGGGGGCATTCAACTTGGAGCCAAGCCTGAAAACATAAATGTTGGCGCATTGGTTAGGGAAATGGAAGACATGGCGTTGGTCGACTGTTTTAACGAAAATCATCTCTGTGCCATCAGCCCCGTTTGTCGCCTTAAAGGTGCGTTGCATAGAGCGAACGAAGCTTTCTTAAAAGTGCTTGATGACTACACCCTTGCGGATTTGTTGGTGAACAAGGATGATTTGGCCGACATATTTCTGGCGGAGATCAGAAAGACATGA
- a CDS encoding histidine phosphatase family protein, translated as MTTFGLIRHGITDWNENGRAQGITDIPLNVTGKQQASALANRLFLEEKWDMIVASDLSRAMETAEIIAAKLKLPVSHDTRIREMDCGEIEGTTEDERVEKWGSDWRQLDLGIETAEELSQRGYEFLEETAAKNENKRVLIVSHGGLITRTIQRLMPETFPITRLENTSVTNLRKWENNWDCTLYNCTKHLGV; from the coding sequence TTGACGACATTTGGACTCATTAGGCACGGGATTACGGATTGGAATGAAAATGGAAGAGCACAGGGGATCACAGACATTCCCCTCAATGTGACGGGAAAACAACAAGCCAGTGCTTTGGCCAATCGGCTGTTCTTGGAAGAAAAGTGGGATATGATCGTTGCCAGTGATTTATCGCGTGCTATGGAAACGGCTGAAATAATCGCCGCTAAATTAAAATTGCCGGTCAGCCATGACACGCGAATAAGGGAAATGGATTGCGGAGAGATTGAAGGCACCACTGAAGATGAAAGGGTGGAAAAATGGGGGAGCGATTGGCGGCAGTTAGACTTAGGGATCGAAACGGCGGAGGAACTATCACAGCGAGGCTATGAATTTTTGGAAGAAACCGCGGCAAAAAATGAGAATAAGCGCGTACTGATCGTCAGTCACGGAGGGTTAATTACCCGAACGATCCAGCGATTAATGCCGGAAACCTTCCCAATCACACGCCTTGAAAATACATCGGTAACGAATCTTCGAAAATGGGAAAATAACTGGGATTGCACGTTGTATAATTGTACGAAGCATTTGGGGGTATAA
- a CDS encoding GNAT family N-acetyltransferase: protein MIKLQAFQRSHMKKLIEWIETPEFLLQWGGPNFTFPLDENQIERYMQEPDRYIYSVVDQESERIIGHISLGRIDKENRSARVGKVLVGDPDARGKGIGQRMMRDILTIAFDDMKLHRVSLGVFSFNEPAIACYEKVGFKKDGLLRDLRKMGDDYWSLFEMSMLESEWEENRIHLERLG from the coding sequence ATGATTAAATTACAAGCCTTCCAGCGGTCTCATATGAAAAAACTCATCGAATGGATCGAAACGCCGGAATTTCTTTTACAGTGGGGCGGCCCCAATTTCACTTTTCCTTTGGATGAAAATCAAATCGAACGCTACATGCAAGAGCCTGACCGCTACATATATAGCGTCGTGGATCAAGAAAGTGAGAGGATCATCGGGCACATTTCATTGGGGAGAATCGATAAAGAAAACCGCTCGGCAAGGGTCGGCAAAGTGCTAGTCGGTGATCCGGATGCCAGGGGCAAAGGGATTGGGCAACGTATGATGCGCGACATCCTTACGATTGCATTTGATGACATGAAGCTTCATAGAGTCAGTCTCGGTGTCTTTTCGTTTAACGAACCGGCGATTGCCTGTTATGAAAAGGTGGGCTTTAAAAAGGATGGATTGCTGAGAGATCTAAGAAAAATGGGCGACGACTATTGGAGTCTTTTTGAAATGAGCATGCTGGAGAGTGAATGGGAAGAGAATCGGATTCACCTTGAGCGGTTAGGTTGA
- the purE gene encoding 5-(carboxyamino)imidazole ribonucleotide mutase, whose protein sequence is MAIEVGVIMGSTSDEATMAHTCRILEAFEVPFEKKIVSAHRTPDAMFQYAEGARERGIKVIIAGAGGAAHLPGMVAAKTTLPVIGVPIQSKALSGWDSLLSIVQMPKGVPVATVAIGEAGAENAGLLAVQQLSAFDGTLAEKLQARRDKKADEVLAQGEENER, encoded by the coding sequence ATGGCTATTGAAGTTGGCGTGATCATGGGGAGCACGTCTGATGAAGCGACGATGGCGCATACTTGTCGGATTTTAGAAGCGTTTGAAGTGCCTTTCGAGAAAAAAATCGTATCGGCACATCGTACACCTGATGCTATGTTTCAATACGCAGAAGGCGCACGCGAACGCGGCATAAAAGTGATTATCGCGGGTGCTGGTGGTGCTGCCCACCTTCCGGGCATGGTGGCGGCTAAGACGACACTTCCCGTCATTGGTGTACCCATCCAATCGAAAGCGTTGAGTGGATGGGATTCGCTGCTTTCGATTGTACAGATGCCAAAAGGGGTACCGGTGGCTACTGTCGCGATCGGTGAGGCAGGCGCGGAAAACGCCGGGTTGTTGGCGGTGCAACAATTATCCGCGTTTGACGGGACATTGGCTGAAAAACTACAAGCGCGGCGTGATAAAAAAGCTGATGAAGTATTGGCACAGGGGGAAGAAAACGAACGATGA
- the purK gene encoding 5-(carboxyamino)imidazole ribonucleotide synthase — MITPGKTIGILGGGQLGRMMALEAKAMGYRIAVLEPKADAPAAQVADEEIVAAYDDDEAVRKLAAISDVVTFEFENVDAETAAILEEEKKLPQGARFLRICQHRLREKEALTDAGLDAAPYLEVIGEESLRQGIAKLGRPAVLKTCRGGYDGKGQVVIRDGDDVLTAYEQLKDLGDLVLEQWVPFAKEISVIVTRTETGEIVTFPIAENDHEDNILKRTIVPARIDEKAEQSALEMAETFAENISLVGTLAIEMFYLEDGSLYVNELAPRPHNSGHYSIDACNVSQFHLHVRAICGWPLITPELATPVVMDNVLGEHVETAIETIPDYRNTFLHLYGKAEARPGRKMGHVNVTGKTREEALANVKKLAIRS; from the coding sequence ATGATTACACCGGGAAAAACCATTGGAATTTTAGGCGGCGGGCAGCTCGGACGGATGATGGCACTAGAGGCAAAAGCAATGGGTTATCGCATCGCGGTTCTTGAGCCTAAGGCAGATGCTCCCGCTGCACAAGTGGCCGATGAAGAAATCGTTGCCGCTTATGATGATGATGAAGCCGTGCGAAAACTGGCAGCGATCAGTGATGTCGTCACCTTTGAGTTTGAAAATGTGGATGCTGAGACAGCCGCTATTTTAGAGGAAGAAAAGAAACTCCCGCAGGGCGCTCGCTTTCTGCGCATATGCCAACACCGCTTGCGTGAAAAAGAAGCGCTCACCGATGCAGGTCTTGACGCCGCACCATATCTCGAAGTCATCGGGGAGGAATCTTTACGGCAAGGCATCGCTAAGCTGGGAAGACCAGCAGTACTTAAAACGTGCCGTGGAGGTTATGATGGAAAAGGGCAAGTTGTCATCCGCGATGGCGATGACGTGCTGACAGCTTATGAGCAACTGAAAGATTTGGGTGACCTCGTGTTGGAACAGTGGGTCCCGTTTGCCAAAGAAATCTCCGTAATCGTTACGAGGACGGAAACGGGGGAGATCGTTACGTTTCCGATTGCTGAAAACGACCATGAAGATAACATACTGAAACGGACGATTGTACCGGCACGCATTGATGAAAAAGCCGAACAATCTGCGCTGGAAATGGCTGAAACGTTCGCAGAAAACATTTCCCTCGTGGGCACACTTGCAATCGAAATGTTTTATCTCGAAGATGGGAGCCTATACGTAAATGAACTTGCGCCGCGCCCCCATAATTCGGGGCACTACTCGATTGATGCTTGCAACGTGTCGCAATTCCATTTGCACGTACGTGCTATCTGCGGGTGGCCGCTTATCACACCGGAGTTAGCGACGCCGGTGGTGATGGATAACGTCCTCGGTGAACACGTGGAAACAGCCATAGAAACAATTCCGGACTATCGCAATACATTTCTTCATTTATATGGAAAAGCGGAAGCGCGACCGGGCAGAAAAATGGGTCATGTGAACGTCACCGGAAAGACGAGAGAAGAAGCACTGGCAAACGTGAAAAAACTTGCGATTCGATCTTAG
- the purB gene encoding adenylosuccinate lyase, with protein MIERYTRPEMAQIWTEENRFQAWLEVEIAACEAWAEQGVIPNEDVAKIRENAGFDVERILEIEATTRHDVVAFTRAVSETLGEERKWVHYGLTSTDVVDTAQSYLLKQANDILRNDLHRFKDVLARKANEHRYTLMMGRTHGVHAEPTTFGVKLALWYAEVKRQIERFEAAAADVRVGKMSGAVGTFANIPPEIEAIVCERLGLAPAPISTQTLQRDRHAHYISTLALIATSMEKMAVEIRNLQKTESREVEEAFGKGQKGSSAMPHKRNPVGSENMTGLSRVIRGHVQTAFENVPLWHERDISHSSAERIIFPDSTILLNYMLNRFTNIIDNLTVYPENMRANMEKTFGLVHSQQVLLALIDRGMTREEAYDLVQPKAMEAWETKVSFRTLVEGEDAITQVLDKETLDDCFDERHHLKNVDVLFSRVGL; from the coding sequence ATGATAGAGCGTTACACGCGCCCGGAAATGGCGCAGATTTGGACGGAAGAGAATCGATTTCAAGCTTGGCTGGAAGTGGAAATTGCGGCCTGTGAAGCTTGGGCGGAACAAGGGGTCATCCCGAACGAAGACGTTGCAAAAATTAGAGAAAACGCTGGATTTGACGTTGAACGCATTCTTGAGATCGAAGCAACCACTCGCCATGATGTCGTCGCGTTTACACGCGCCGTTTCCGAGACGCTCGGGGAAGAGCGGAAATGGGTGCATTACGGCTTGACGTCCACGGACGTGGTCGATACCGCCCAGTCTTACTTGTTAAAACAAGCAAATGACATTCTGCGAAATGATTTGCACCGTTTTAAAGACGTGCTGGCTCGTAAGGCAAATGAACATCGCTATACATTGATGATGGGCCGGACTCATGGTGTGCATGCTGAGCCGACAACGTTCGGGGTCAAGCTCGCCCTTTGGTATGCGGAAGTGAAGCGGCAGATCGAACGCTTTGAAGCAGCCGCTGCAGATGTCCGTGTAGGAAAAATGTCGGGTGCAGTCGGCACTTTCGCAAACATTCCACCCGAAATTGAGGCGATCGTTTGCGAACGCTTGGGACTTGCGCCGGCACCGATTTCAACACAAACGTTGCAACGCGACCGCCACGCCCACTACATCTCCACGCTCGCGCTTATCGCCACGTCGATGGAAAAAATGGCCGTAGAGATTCGTAACTTGCAAAAAACGGAAAGCAGGGAAGTCGAAGAAGCGTTCGGCAAAGGGCAAAAGGGTTCATCCGCAATGCCTCATAAACGAAATCCGGTCGGGTCAGAAAATATGACCGGCTTGTCCCGTGTCATCCGCGGGCATGTACAAACAGCTTTTGAAAACGTTCCACTGTGGCACGAAAGGGATATTTCCCATTCATCTGCTGAACGCATTATTTTCCCGGATAGCACGATTTTACTTAATTATATGTTGAATCGTTTCACGAACATTATCGACAATCTTACCGTTTATCCGGAGAATATGCGCGCAAATATGGAGAAAACCTTTGGGCTTGTCCATTCGCAACAAGTTTTGCTCGCGCTCATCGATCGCGGCATGACGCGAGAAGAAGCCTATGATCTTGTGCAGCCGAAAGCGATGGAAGCGTGGGAGACGAAAGTTTCGTTTCGAACACTCGTGGAAGGTGAAGACGCCATCACGCAAGTGCTTGACAAAGAAACGCTTGATGACTGTTTCGATGAACGGCACCATTTGAAAAACGTTGATGTATTATTTTCCAGAGTTGGCCTATGA
- the purC gene encoding phosphoribosylaminoimidazolesuccinocarboxamide synthase: protein MTLLYEGKAKQLYTTDNAEELRLVYKNDATAFNGGKHDVLHGKGELNNAISTLFFEVLEEEDVQTHFIKKISDTEQLVRPTRIIPLEVVVRNITAGSLARRLGWEEGKALSEPIVEWYYKDDALGDPLVNEDHIAALGVAKVEELEEMRMRALHVNNILVDLCWKANLLLVDFKLEFGLQDDGTLLLADEVSPDTCRFWDSETKEKMDKDLYRYGLGSLQAGYENILSRIGGVVYD, encoded by the coding sequence ATGACACTTTTATATGAAGGGAAAGCGAAGCAGCTGTATACGACGGACAACGCCGAAGAATTGCGTCTCGTGTACAAAAATGACGCGACGGCATTTAACGGGGGGAAGCATGATGTCCTGCACGGAAAAGGAGAGCTGAACAACGCGATTTCCACTCTCTTTTTCGAAGTGTTGGAAGAAGAAGATGTACAGACGCATTTCATAAAAAAAATCAGTGACACAGAGCAACTCGTGCGTCCAACGCGGATCATACCGCTTGAGGTCGTTGTTCGTAACATCACTGCCGGCAGTTTGGCACGACGGCTCGGTTGGGAGGAAGGCAAAGCGCTTTCCGAACCGATTGTGGAATGGTATTACAAAGACGATGCCCTCGGGGACCCGCTCGTGAACGAGGACCACATTGCCGCTTTGGGTGTGGCCAAGGTGGAAGAACTGGAAGAAATGCGCATGCGGGCGCTTCATGTCAACAACATTTTGGTGGATCTTTGCTGGAAAGCGAATCTTTTGCTCGTTGATTTTAAATTGGAATTTGGGTTGCAGGACGACGGCACGCTATTGCTTGCCGATGAAGTGTCCCCCGATACGTGCCGCTTTTGGGATAGCGAGACGAAAGAGAAGATGGATAAGGATCTCTATCGCTATGGTCTTGGGTCTTTGCAAGCCGGTTATGAAAACATTCTTTCCCGTATAGGAGGCGTCGTTTATGATTAA
- the purS gene encoding phosphoribosylformylglycinamidine synthase subunit PurS: MINVHVYITLKEGVLDPQGQAVQRSLTALGYDEVDTVSVGKWLKLEMSDGADVESRVEQMCEQLLANPVIENYTYYVEREEKV, from the coding sequence ATGATTAACGTCCACGTGTACATTACCTTAAAAGAAGGGGTGCTTGACCCGCAAGGGCAAGCCGTGCAGCGCTCATTGACCGCCCTCGGTTATGATGAAGTTGACACGGTGAGTGTCGGCAAATGGTTAAAATTAGAGATGTCTGATGGTGCGGATGTGGAATCACGTGTCGAGCAGATGTGTGAACAATTGCTTGCCAATCCGGTGATTGAAAACTATACGTATTATGTGGAACGGGAGGAAAAGGTATGA
- the purQ gene encoding phosphoribosylformylglycinamidine synthase subunit PurQ: MKAAVIVFPGSNGDMDMYHALTDFTDAGTVDFVPHTSETVEAYDAIFLPGGFSYGDYLRSGAIARFAPVMKSVIAEANKGKPVLGVCNGFQILLEANLLPGAMKRNKHLKYMCRTVDVNVENADTCFTRAYEHGERLRIPIAHGEGNYECDETTYETLKADNRIVFTYGSDVNGSVGNIAGITNEAGNVLGMMPHPERAMEAILGSEDGRRLFTNIYRHWRDRHVVTT; the protein is encoded by the coding sequence ATGAAAGCGGCGGTGATCGTTTTTCCGGGCTCGAATGGTGACATGGATATGTATCACGCGCTAACTGATTTTACCGACGCGGGAACCGTAGATTTTGTGCCTCATACTTCGGAGACCGTGGAAGCCTATGACGCCATTTTCCTTCCGGGTGGCTTTTCGTACGGGGATTACTTGCGCTCAGGCGCGATCGCCCGTTTTGCACCGGTCATGAAAAGTGTGATCGCCGAAGCCAACAAAGGAAAACCGGTCCTTGGCGTCTGCAACGGCTTTCAAATTTTATTGGAAGCGAATTTGCTGCCAGGAGCGATGAAACGAAACAAGCATTTAAAGTACATGTGCCGAACAGTAGATGTGAACGTTGAGAATGCCGACACTTGTTTTACGCGGGCGTATGAGCATGGGGAAAGGTTACGGATTCCTATCGCCCATGGCGAAGGGAACTATGAATGTGACGAGACGACCTATGAAACCTTGAAAGCGGACAACCGCATCGTTTTCACCTATGGATCCGATGTGAACGGATCGGTTGGAAACATCGCGGGGATCACAAACGAGGCGGGCAATGTGCTCGGAATGATGCCCCATCCGGAACGGGCGATGGAGGCAATTCTCGGAAGCGAAGACGGGCGGCGCTTGTTTACGAACATTTACCGCCATTGGAGGGACAGACATGTCGTTACAACTTGA
- the purL gene encoding phosphoribosylformylglycinamidine synthase subunit PurL, producing the protein MSLQLEPTAEEIQTRRLYVDMGVKDREYDRIVSLIGRKPNFTEIGMFSVLWSEHCSYKHSKPLLKQFPSTGPHVVQGPGEGAGVVDIGDGQAVVFKVESHNHPSAVEPYQGAATGIGGILRDVFSMGARPIALLNSLRFGPLTTPRTQYLFEEVVAGVSGYGNSVGVPTVGGEIQFDDTYDGNPLVNAMCIGLIDQNHLQKGIASGVGNTVMYVGASTGRDGIHGATFASEELSESSAEKRPSVQVGDPFTEKRVLEACLEMVQSDALVGIQDMGAAGLTSSAAEMASKAGTGIDMNLDFVPQREAGMTPYEMMLSESQERMLIVVENGREAEMESICEKWDLECVGVGTVKDDQHLTLTFQGDVAADVPVMALTDDAPVYDVPSEEPVSFRAQQQLTWQPPKTDHNETLLQLLSQPTIASKEWVYDQYDHMVQTNTAVMPGSDAAVLRLRGTKKALAMSIDGNSRYIALDPYTGGQIAVAEAARNIICSGAQPLALTDCLNYGSPEQPTIYWQMEQSTAGMSEACATFDTPVVSGNVSLYNETNGEAIYPTPVVGMVGLVDDLDHITTQTFKASSDYIYVIGEPESAWGGSEWQRLEDGQISGQVPRMDLELENERQQQVLSGIRSGLIQSAHDIAEGGLAVALAECVMRTELGAEVTMDDDAADLFSETQSRYVISVAPEHADALEQAIPAAKHYGTVSKEPSLYVKTAEGRTLIDQPTNHLTHVWKGAIPCFLKSKA; encoded by the coding sequence ATGTCGTTACAACTTGAACCGACCGCCGAAGAGATTCAAACCCGGCGTTTATACGTGGATATGGGGGTTAAGGACAGGGAATATGACCGTATTGTATCGCTCATAGGCAGGAAACCGAATTTTACGGAAATCGGCATGTTTTCAGTGTTATGGTCGGAACATTGCAGTTATAAACATTCGAAACCGTTGCTGAAACAATTCCCATCCACAGGCCCCCATGTGGTGCAAGGGCCTGGAGAAGGTGCCGGGGTCGTAGATATTGGTGACGGGCAAGCGGTCGTCTTTAAAGTGGAAAGCCACAATCACCCATCGGCCGTTGAGCCATATCAAGGCGCGGCCACCGGGATAGGTGGCATATTGCGCGACGTTTTCTCCATGGGCGCACGTCCGATCGCACTGCTCAATTCCTTGCGCTTCGGTCCGCTTACGACACCGCGAACGCAGTATTTGTTTGAAGAAGTGGTGGCAGGTGTTTCGGGTTATGGCAATAGCGTCGGCGTGCCGACCGTTGGTGGCGAGATTCAATTTGATGACACGTATGACGGCAACCCGCTCGTTAATGCCATGTGCATCGGGCTGATCGATCAAAACCATTTGCAAAAAGGCATTGCTTCCGGTGTAGGCAACACCGTCATGTATGTGGGCGCCTCTACCGGGCGCGATGGCATTCACGGTGCAACGTTTGCTTCCGAGGAATTGAGTGAGTCGTCTGCAGAGAAACGACCGTCTGTGCAAGTGGGCGACCCGTTTACGGAGAAACGGGTACTGGAAGCATGTTTGGAAATGGTGCAATCAGACGCCCTCGTCGGGATTCAGGATATGGGCGCTGCTGGGCTCACCTCATCAGCGGCGGAAATGGCGAGCAAAGCCGGTACAGGCATCGATATGAACCTAGACTTCGTCCCTCAACGGGAGGCGGGCATGACTCCGTACGAGATGATGCTTTCCGAATCGCAAGAACGCATGCTTATCGTCGTTGAAAACGGGCGGGAAGCAGAAATGGAATCGATTTGTGAAAAATGGGACCTTGAATGCGTGGGCGTCGGGACTGTCAAAGACGACCAGCACCTTACGTTAACGTTCCAAGGGGATGTGGCTGCCGACGTTCCTGTAATGGCCCTTACCGATGACGCACCTGTTTATGATGTTCCCTCCGAAGAACCGGTTTCTTTTCGCGCTCAGCAACAGCTGACTTGGCAACCGCCAAAGACCGATCACAACGAAACGTTGCTACAATTGCTATCGCAGCCAACGATCGCGAGCAAAGAATGGGTGTATGATCAGTATGATCATATGGTGCAAACGAATACGGCTGTCATGCCGGGATCGGACGCGGCTGTTTTGCGACTTCGCGGCACGAAGAAGGCGCTGGCCATGTCCATCGACGGCAACAGCCGCTATATCGCACTTGACCCATACACAGGCGGGCAGATCGCCGTGGCGGAAGCGGCGCGCAACATTATTTGCTCAGGGGCGCAACCGCTCGCGCTCACGGATTGTTTGAACTACGGAAGCCCGGAACAACCGACGATTTATTGGCAAATGGAACAGTCAACCGCCGGCATGAGCGAGGCGTGTGCTACCTTTGACACACCGGTAGTAAGCGGGAATGTCTCCCTCTACAACGAGACAAACGGGGAAGCGATCTATCCCACGCCTGTCGTCGGGATGGTCGGCCTTGTGGATGATCTTGATCATATTACCACGCAAACATTTAAAGCCAGTAGTGATTATATCTATGTCATCGGTGAACCGGAGTCGGCGTGGGGCGGCAGTGAATGGCAACGCCTTGAAGACGGCCAAATCAGCGGCCAAGTGCCGCGAATGGATCTTGAACTGGAAAATGAACGTCAGCAACAAGTGTTAAGCGGGATCCGATCCGGGTTGATCCAATCGGCCCATGATATTGCAGAAGGCGGCTTGGCGGTCGCACTTGCCGAATGTGTGATGAGGACGGAACTGGGCGCGGAAGTAACGATGGACGATGACGCTGCCGATTTGTTTTCCGAAACACAATCGCGGTATGTGATCAGTGTTGCACCGGAACATGCAGATGCGTTGGAACAGGCGATTCCGGCAGCCAAACATTATGGGACGGTATCAAAAGAACCATCATTGTACGTAAAAACAGCCGAAGGACGCACGCTCATCGATCAACCGACGAATCACCTGACTCACGTTTGGAAGGGAGCGATTCCGTGTTTCCTGAAATCAAAGGCCTAA